A region from the Papio anubis isolate 15944 chromosome 6, Panubis1.0, whole genome shotgun sequence genome encodes:
- the SMPD2 gene encoding sphingomyelin phosphodiesterase 2, with protein sequence MKPNFSLRLRIFNLNCWGIPYLSKHRADRMRRLGDFLNQESFDLALLEEVWSEQDFQYLRQKLSPTYPAAHHFRSGIIGSGLCVFSKHPIQELTQHVYTLNGYPYMIHHGDWFSGKAVGLLVLHLSGMVLNAYVTHLHAEYNRQKDIYLAHRVAQAWELAQFIHHTSKKADVVLLCGDLNMHPEDLGCCLLKEWTGLRDAYLETRDFKGSEEGNTMVPKNCYVNQQELKPFPFGVRIDYMLYKAVSGFYISCKSLETTTGNDPYSGTPLSDHEALMATLFVRHSPPQQSPNSTHRPAERSPLMSVLKEAWTELGLGMAQARWWAAFASYVIGLGLLLLALLCVLAAGGGAREAAILLWTPSVGLVLWAGAFYLFHVQEVNGLYRAHAELQHVLGRAREAQDLGPEPQPALLLGQQEGDRTKEQ encoded by the exons ATGAAGCCCAACTTCTCCCTGCGACTGCGGATTTTCAACCTCAACTGCTG GGGCATTCCCTACTTAAGCAAGCACCGGGCCGACCGCATGAGGCGCCTGGGCGACTTTCTGAACCAGGAGAGCTTCGACCTGGCTTTGCTGGAGGAG GTGTGGAGTGAGCAGGACTTCCAGTACCTGAGACAGAAGCTGTCACCCACCTACCCAGCTGCACACCACTTCCGGAG CGGAATCATTGGCAGTGGCCTCTGTGTCTTCTCCAAACACCCAATCCAGGAGCTCACCCAGCACGTCTACACCCTCAATGGCTACCCCTACATG ATCCATCATGGTGACTGGTTCAGTGGGAAGGCTGTGGGGCTGCTGGTGCTCCATCTAAGCGGCATGGTGCTCAACGCCTATGTGACCCAT CTCCATGCCGAATACAATCGACAGAAGGACATCTACCTAGCACATCGCGTGGCCCAAGCTTGGGAACTGGCCCAGTTCATCCA CCACACATCCAAGAAGGCAGATGTAGTTCTGTTGTGTGGAGACCTCAACATGCACCCGGAAGACCTGGGCTGCTGCCTGCTGAAGGAGTGGACAGGGCTCCGTGATGCCTACCTTGAAACTCGGGACTTCAAG GGCTCTGAAGAAGGCAACACCATGGTACCCAAGAACTGCTACGTCAACCAGCAGGAGCTGAAGCCGTTTCCCTTTGGTGTCCGCATTGACTACATGCTTTACAAG GCAGTTTCCGGGTTTTACATCTCCTGTAAGAGTCTTGAAACCACTACAGGCAACGACCCTTACAGCGGCACCCCCCTCTCTGATCACGAAGCCCTGATGGCTACTCTGTTTGTGAGGCACAGCCCCCCACAGCAGAGCCCCAACTCTACCCACA GACCAGCAGAGAGGTCGCCGTTGATGAGTGTGCTAAAGGAGGCCTGGACGGAGCTGGGTCTGGGCATGGCTCAGGCTCGCTGGTGGGCTGCCTTCGCTAGCTATGTGATTGGCCTGGGGCTGCTTCTCCTGGCACTGCTGTGTGTCCTGGCGGCTGGAGGAGGGGCCAGGGAAGCTGCCATACTGCTCTGGACCCCCAGCGTAGGGCTGGTGCTGTGGGCAGGTGCGTTCTACCTCTTCCACGTGCAGGAGGTCAATGGCTTATATAGGGCCCACGCAGAGCTCCAGCATGTGCTAGGAAGGGCAAGGGAGGCCCAGGACCTGGGCCCAGAGCCTCAGCCAGCCCTACTCCTGGGGCAGCAGGAGGGGGACAGAACTAAAGAACAATAA